DNA sequence from the Pseudoduganella plicata genome:
GCAACCGGCGTGCGCTGCAGCGACGTGCTGCGCTTCGTCGCCGTCACATACACCTCGGGGATCACGGTGGAGTTCGCCTCAGCCGCCTTCTGCGCCTGCTGCTGTTCCTTTGGGGCTTCCGGCGTGGCGTTGACGCCGGCGGTCTGTGCGTAAGCGGTGTTCAGCCCGGCGAGCAATGTCAGCACGGCGAGGCGGATCGGCGTTCCCGGCAAGCGGGACCGTGGGGTGCGGGTGTTCATAAGTCTCCTTTGTTGCCGCGCAACAGATCAGCTGTGGCGCTAACATATTGTTTGAATGCAATTTCTTGCAGCTGAAAACGTTTTCAGCTAAATTGAAAACGATTTCGTGTTTTATGAAACCGTTTTCATACTAGCCAAGTTAGAATGTTGATGTCAATTTAAAAATGTGGGGAAACCACTTTGTTCCGGCTACCCCTGTGGGCTTCTGGCAACAACGAGCCGTAACGATACCCCTATGGCGCAACCATTTCGCATAGCCCATCGCTGTCGCCGCAACGTCAGGTCCAAACGGCCCAGCCTGTATCCCACAGCGGTAACGGGCACCGCCGTGGGACACGAGCCCAACAGCAACGCTGACGAGCCACTGATGAGGACGTTGACAACATCGGGGTCAGGCACAAAAACTGTCACGGGCTGCGCTGCGAGCGCGCATGGCCTGGCTGCCAGCGGCGGATGATACGAACGGAGCGCCAGTACCGCTAATTAGAAGGAGAATAACTTGCAGCCAATTCGCAACGTTCTGGTCGTCGGCGGCGGCACCGCCGGCTGGCTGGCCGCCGGCTTCCTGGCCAGGACGCTGGGCACGGCGGGCGGCGGTATCGCCGTCACGCTCGTGGAATCGAAGGAGATCGGCATCATCGGCGTCGGCGAAGGGACGTTCCCTTCGATTCGCGGCACGCTGTCGATCCTCGGCATCGATGAGGGACGCTTCATCCGCGAATGCAACGCCACCTTCAAGCAGGGCGTGCGCTTCAACCACTGGGTCCGTCCCCCCGGCACACCCGGCGCCGACCACTATTTCCACCCGTTCAGCCAGCCCAGCCAACGTCCCGGCGGGCCGGAGCTGCTGCCGTACTGGCTGATGGGCGCGGCCGGTCCCGACGTGCCGTTTGCCGCCGCGGCTACGATGCAGAAGCACGTGGCGGACATGCGACATGGCCCCAAGCGCACGACGGATGCGGATTTCATGGGCCCCCTCAACTACGCCTATCACTTCGACGCGGGCGCGTTTGCCGCCCTCCTCGCCGCGCACGCGCAGACGCTGGGCGTGCGCCGCATCGAGGCAACCGTCGACCAGGTGAAGCTCGGTGCATCCGGCGCCATCGCCGCCGTCGTCACGCGCGAAGCGGGCGAACTGGCGGCAGACCTGTACATCGACTGCACGGGCTTTCGCGCCCGGCTGATCGGCGAGGCCCTCGGTTCGCCGTTCAGGAACATCAACGACACGCTGTTCGTCGACCGGGCACTGGCGATGCAGGTGCCGTACGACCGGCTTGATGCGCCGATCCCGTCGTACACGATCTCCACGGCGCACGAAGCGGGTTGGACGTGGGACATCGGCCTGCACGAGCGCCGCGGCATCGGCTACGTCTATTCGAGCCGCCATACGAACGACGACCGCGCCGACCAGCTGCTGCGCCAGTACATCGGCCCCGCCAGCGACGGCCGCGAACCGCGCATGCTCAAGCTGAACGTGGGCTATCGGGAAACCCAGTGGAAGAAAAACTGCGTGGCGATCGGCCTGTCCGGCGGCTTCCTGGAGCCGCTGGAGTCGTCCGGCATCGGCCTGATCGAAGCGGCCACTTATCTCGTCAGCTACCTGTTCCCATACGACGGCAACCTCGCACCGGCGGCGAAGCTGTTCAACGGCCAGATGAAGGCGCGCTACGAGCGCATCGTCGATTTCGTCAAGATGCACTACTGCCTCTCGCAGCGCACCGACAACGCGTTCTGGATCGAGAACGCGCACGCGTCGACGATACCGGAGTCACTGCGCGAGCAGCTGTCGATGTGGCGTTCGCGCCCGCCGCACCGGCTCGACTTCGTCACCGACATCGAGATGTATCCGCCATCGAGCTGGCAGTACGTGCTGTACGGGATGGAGTTCCCCACGCAACAGCTTGCCCACCGCGCGGCGCTGCCGGACCTGGCGGCCGCGCAGCGCGAATTCCAGACGATCGCCCAGCTGTCGCATCATGCGCTGGCCGACCTGCCGGCGCATCGCGCCCTGGTGGAGCATTACCGCGCACGCGGCACCAGGGCGGCACAGCCCGCACGGCGGCTGTACGTCTAGCAAACGAGGGCCGCGCGTATGCTAACCTTCGGCATCGCGCGGCCGATCCCGGCGCCGGCACCATCATCAGACAACGATAACAATTGAGCTCAGACGACCACTCCAACCCGACCACCCTGCTCGACGTGGCCCGTGCGGCCGGCGTATCGGCCAGCACCGTGTCGCGCATCATGAACGGTACCGCCCGCGTGGCCGAGGACAAGCGCAAGGCCGTGCTGGCCGCCATCGAGAAGATGCAGTTCGCGCCGAACCAGATGGCACGCAGCCTGAAAAAAGGCAGCACGATGACGATCGGGATCGTCGTGCAGGACATCAGCTCGCCCTTCTTCGACGAGACGCTGCGCGGCGTCGACGACGCGCTCAAGGGCACCGGCTACACCAGCGTCATCGTCAGCGGCCACTGGAACGCGGACGAGGAATCGGACCGCATCCGCCTGCTGCTGGCGCGCAAGGTGGACGGCATCATCCTGCTGACGGGCCGCATTTCGGACGAGACCGTACTGCACTTCGCCAACCAGCGCCCCATCGTGGCCACGGGACGCTCGCTGCGCACGTCGAACGCGATCGGCTTCAAGGTCGATAACGAACACGGCGCGTGGCTGGCCACGCGCCACCTGCTCGACCTGGGCCACCGCCGCATCGTCTTCATCACCGGCCCCGCGTCCAGCAGCGACGCCAACGAACGCCTTGCCGGATACCGCCGCGCAATGGCCGAAGCGGGCGAAGCGGTCGATCCGCAACTGGTCGTCGAGGGCGACTTCCATGAACCGAGCGGCCTGGCGGCGGTCAACCGGCTGCTCGAACGCGACGTGCGATTCACCGCCGTTTTCGCGGCCAACGACCTGTCGGCCTATGGCGCCCGCCTTGCGCTGTACCGCAAGGGCATCCGCGTGCCGCAGGACGTGTCGCTGGTGGGCTTCGATGACCTGCCGGGATCGTCGTACACGGCGCCGCCGATGACGACCGTGCGCCAGCCGCTGTACGACCTCGGCAAGGCCGCCACCAACGCGCTGCTGTCGCTGATGGGGCGCGAAGCCTTCGACGAGGGCGTAGCGCCGGTGGAGCTGGTCGTGCGCGAGACCACGCAGGCGGCGCAGTAAAACCGGAACATCAACGGTCAGCGGGCGCGATTCGCGCAAGCGCCGCCGCAAACGCGGCATGCGCGGCCGGGTCCACCGGCCGGTACTTCGCCTCGGTCCGTGCGGGATCCTTGCCCAGGTAGTTATCCCCTTTCCAGTTGCGCACGGGCCTGACCGGCCGCGGCACGAAGCCGCCGCCGCAATTGGGGCAGACATTTTGCAGCAACCCGTCCACGCAGTCCGCGCAGAAGGTGCATTCGTAGGAACAGATACGCGCATCCGGCGCGGCGGGCGGCAGTGCCTTGTCGCAGTGTTCGCAAGTGGGTCGCAGTTCGAGCATGGCCGTCTCCTTGTTGACTGGCCGATGTTAATCCGCCCGCGGTTGACAGGAATGACAGCCATGGATGAATATCTGCCACATGCCCTCCCCTGTCGACATCTGGCTGCTCGTATTTCCCGGCTTCGTGCTGCTGGACGCGACCGGCCCGATCCAGGTCTTCGCCAGCGCGAACGATGAGGCGCGTGACGCGGGGCTGCCGCCGCCGTACCGTATCCACCTGATCGCCCAGGGTGGGGGCGCCGTCATGTCGTCGGCCGGCGTTGCGATGATTGCAGCACCACTGCCACGCGGCGGCATCCCCGGCAGCACGCTGATCGTCTCCGGTGGCGGCGGCGCCGACCTGCCCTCCACCACCGACGCCGCGGGATGCGCGGTCCTGCGCTGGGTCACGCGTGCCAGCATTCTCGCCGCGCGCTGCTGCTCGGTGTGCACGGGCGCGTTCGTGCTGGCGCGCGCCGGCCTGCTGGACGACCGGCGCGCCGTCACGCACTGGCAGGACGCGGCCGCGCTGCGCTCGCAGCATCCGCTGGTGCGGGTGCAGGACGATGCGATCCACGTCCGCGACGGCAAATTCCACACGTCCGCCGGCATCAGCGCAGGCATGGACCTCGCGCTGAGCCTTGTCGAGGAAGACCTGGGCCGCAGGGCCGCGTTGGCGGTTGCGCGGCGCATGGTGCTGTTTCTCAAACGGCCTGGCGGACAACGCCAGTTCAGCGCCGAACTGCTGGCGCAATCGGCCGCCGAGGGGGTGGCGGCGCAGCTGACGGCCTGGTTGCGTCCCAGGTTGCACCAGATGCTGGATGTGGACCAGATGGCGGCCGCGTGTGCGCTGTCGGTACGAACGCTGCATCGCAGGCTGCGTGCCGAGGCGGACATCACGCCGGCGCAACTGCTGGCGCAATTGCGCATGGAGCTGGCGTGCCAGCTGCTGGAACGGCCGGGCGTGACCGTCAAGGGTGTGGCGCGGCGCAGCGGCCATGGCAGCGAATACAACCTGCGGCGGGCGTTCGTGCTGCGGCTGGGCGTATTGCCGGGCGACTATCGGAAAAGGTTTTCGTGACTGCGGCAACGGGTTCGTCGCCAACAACGTTTGTCGTGCATCAACGACAATGACTGTTGCACATGTGACATTTGGCGCCTCGGTATCAGCTCATGAATGGGAGCCATATGCCAACTGTCACCATCCACATCGCAGGCCGCGGTACGCGGCTGGCTGACGGCAGCCCTTCCATGGCGGGCCATATGTGGATCGGCCTGGAAAACGGTACCACCGTCCACAGCTACGGCTTCGGCCCCGCCGGCGCTTACGAAGGCCAGCCGTTCGCGCCCGGCCGCTTCTACGACGACGACCATGAGACCTACCCGGCCCGCCACTACCAGAAGCGCATCGCCATCAGCGCCAGCCAGTACGAAGCCATGCGCGACTTCGGCCGCGAACCCGCCAGATACGGTTTTGCCTCCTACTACAACGGCTTCACCAACAGCTGCGTGCACTTTGCGTGGAAAATGCTGGAGCACGGCGGACTGAATCCCACCCATTACGAAGGCGACGTCTGGCCCACCAATAATATCGATCATGCCGATACGATCGACAGGCCGGACGGTCGTGACGTCGCCGGCCCTGCCCGTGCCGGGACGGGCGCGCGCCTGTGGCAATGGCTGCGGCCATTGTCACAGTGGTGGGTGATACGGATCGTCGTGGGATTGGTTCGTGCCGCCGTGACCAGGCCCTGGCCAGGCATCGTGGTCGGCAGGGCGGCCGCGTAGGCGGACAGCCCACGCGTTACCCATCGCTCGCCGGACGGCGCCGCCATAAAAAACGCCACCCGCAGGTGGCGTTTGTCTTTCGACGTCCCGCTCAGCGCTTGCGCGGCGGCGGCAGGTCCGTGCAGACCCCTTCGTACACTTCGGCGGCCATGCCGATCGACTCGCCCAGCGTCGGGTGCGGGTGGATCGTCTTGCCGATGTCCGTGCCGTCGCAGCCCATCTCGATCGCCAGCGCGATCTCGCCGATCATGTCGCCGGCGTGCGTGCCGACGATCGTGCCGCCGATGATGCGGTGCGTTTCAGCATCGAACAGCAGCTTTGTGAAGCCTTCTTCACGGCCGTTCGCCACGGCACGGCCGGAGGCGGCCCACGGGAAGTGGCCCTTCTCGACCTTGATGCCCTTGGCTTTGGCTTCGTCTTCCGTCAGGCCGACCCATGCCACTTCCGGATCGGTGTAGGCAACCGACGGGATCACCTTGACGTCGAAGTGCGACTTCTGGCCGGCAGCCGCTTCGGCGGCCACGTGGCCTTCGTGCACGGCCTTGTGCGCCAGCATCGGCTGGCCCACCAGGTCGCCGATGGCGAAGATGTGCGGAACGTTCGTGCGCATCTGGCTGTCCACGCTGATGAAGCCGCGGTCGGTGACCTGCACGCCGGCCTTGTCGGCGGCGATCTTCTTGCCGTTCGGGCTGCGGCCCACGGCGACCAGCACCATGTCGTACAGCTGCGGCTCGGGCGCTGTGGCGCCTGCTTCCGCCGCTTCGAACGTGACCTTGATCCCTTCCGGCAGCGCTTCCACGCCGACGGTCTTGGTCTTGGTCATGACGTTGTCGAAGCGGTGCGCGTTGTACTTCTGCCAGACCTTGACGGCGTCGCGGTCCGCGCCCTGCATCAGGCCATCCATCATCTCGACCACGTCGATGCGCGCGCCGAACGTCGAGTACACCGTCGCCATTTCCAGGCCGATGATGCCGCCGCCGATGACGAGCATCCGCTTCGGCATGAAGCGCAGCTCCAGCGCGCCCGTCGAATCGACGATGCGCGGGTCTTCCGGCACGAACGGCAGCTTCACCACTGCCGAACCGGCCGCGATGACGGCCTGCTTGAACTGCACGACCTTCTTCGTGCCGTCGGCGCTGGTGACTTCGATGTGGTTCGGGCTGAGGAACTGGCCCACGCCCTGTACCACTTGCACCTTGCGTGCTTTCGCCATGCCCGTCAGGCCGCCCGTCATCTTGTTGATGACGCCTTCCTTGTACGCGCGCACTTCATCGATATCGATTTCCGGCCGCGCGAACTTGACGCCATGCTTGCCCAGGTGCGCGGTCTCGTCGACCACGGAGGCCAGGTGCAGCAATGCCTTGGACGGAATGCAGCCCACGTTCAGGCAGACGCCGCCCAGCGTCGCGTAACGCTCGACGATAACGGTGTTCATGCCCAGATCGGCCGCGCGGAACGCGGCGGAGTAACCGCCGGGACCGCCGCCCAGCACCATCATGTCGCATTGGATGTCGGCCTGGCCGGAGAACGAACCGGCGCCTGGCGCAGGTGCCGAGGCGGGCGCGGAGGCCGGTGCCGGCACGGCGGGACCGCCGTACACGGCCCCCGCCTGGCCTGGCGCGGCGCCCGTCTCTTCCGGCTTGGCGACCGGCGAGGCCGGTGCACCGGCGCCCGCAGCGGCGGGGGCGGATTCGCCACCCTTTGCTTCGAGCAGCATCAGCAGGCTGCCTTCGGAGATCTTATCGCCGACCTTGATGCGCAATTCCTGCACCACGCCGGCGTGCGTCGACGGGATTTCCATCGACGCCTTGTCCGACTCCACCGTCACCAGCGACTGGTCGACCTTGATCGTGTCGCCCGGCTTGATCATCACCTCGATGACTTCCACTTCCTTGAAGTCGCCGATGTTGGGTACCTTCACTTCTACGATGCTCATCGATCGGTCTCCTTACAGCAGGATCTTGCGCATATCGGCCAGGACGTCGGCCAGATACACGGCGAAGCGGGCACCGGAGGCACCATCCACGACGCGGTGGTCGTACGACAGCGACAGCGTCATCATCAGGCGCGGCGCGAACTGCTTGCCGTCCCACACGGGCTTCATCTGGGCCTTCGACAGGCCAAGGATCGCCACTTCCGGCGCGTTGACGATCGGCGTGAAGTGCGAGCCTCCGATGCCGCCCAGCGACGAGATCGTGAACGTGGCGCCCTGCATGTCGGTCGGCTTCAGCTTGCCTTCGCGGGCCTGCAGCGACAGCTCCGTCATCTCTTTCGCGATCTGCGTCACGCTCTTCTGGTCCGCGTTCTTGATGACGGGGACGACGAGGCCGTTCGGCGTGTCGGCCGCGAAGCCGATGTTGTAGTACTTCTTCAGGATCAGGTTCTCGCCCTTCTCGTCCAGCGACGAGTTGAACGACGGGTACTTCTTCAGTGCCGCGACGGACGCCTTGATGACGAAGGCCAGCATCGTCAGCTTGGTCGCATCCTTGTTCTTGGCGCTGGCATTGTTCGACTCGACGCGGAACGCTTCCAGGTCGGTGATGTCGGCATCCTCGAACTGCGTCACGTGCGGGATCATGACCCAGTTGCGGTGCAGGTTCGGGCCGGAGATCTTCTTGATGCGCGGCAGCGGCTGCAGTTCCGTTTCGCCGAACTTGGAGAAGTCCAGCGACGGCCATGGCAGCAGGTTCATGCCCGCGCCACCGCCGGCGGCAGCCGTCGGCGCGTTTGGCGCGGCCGTCGCGCCGGACATGACGCCCTTGACGAAGTTCTGCACGTCCTGCTGGGTGATGCGGCCTTTCGGACCGGTACCCGGCACGCGGCCGATATCGACGCCCAGTTCGCGGGCGAATTTACGGACCGACGGCGACGCGTGGGCCAGCTTGCCGGAGACGCCCGGCGCGGCCGGCGCTTGCGCAGCCGGTGCCGCAG
Encoded proteins:
- the lpdA gene encoding dihydrolipoyl dehydrogenase: MSIVEVKVPNIGDFKEVEVIEVMIKPGDTIKVDQSLVTVESDKASMEIPSTHAGVVQELRIKVGDKISEGSLLMLLEAKGGESAPAAAGAGAPASPVAKPEETGAAPGQAGAVYGGPAVPAPASAPASAPAPGAGSFSGQADIQCDMMVLGGGPGGYSAAFRAADLGMNTVIVERYATLGGVCLNVGCIPSKALLHLASVVDETAHLGKHGVKFARPEIDIDEVRAYKEGVINKMTGGLTGMAKARKVQVVQGVGQFLSPNHIEVTSADGTKKVVQFKQAVIAAGSAVVKLPFVPEDPRIVDSTGALELRFMPKRMLVIGGGIIGLEMATVYSTFGARIDVVEMMDGLMQGADRDAVKVWQKYNAHRFDNVMTKTKTVGVEALPEGIKVTFEAAEAGATAPEPQLYDMVLVAVGRSPNGKKIAADKAGVQVTDRGFISVDSQMRTNVPHIFAIGDLVGQPMLAHKAVHEGHVAAEAAAGQKSHFDVKVIPSVAYTDPEVAWVGLTEDEAKAKGIKVEKGHFPWAASGRAVANGREEGFTKLLFDAETHRIIGGTIVGTHAGDMIGEIALAIEMGCDGTDIGKTIHPHPTLGESIGMAAEVYEGVCTDLPPPRKR
- the aceF gene encoding dihydrolipoyllysine-residue acetyltransferase, giving the protein MSIVEVKVPDIGDFKEVEVIELMVKVGDTIKVDQSLITVESDKASMEIPSSQAGVVKEIKVKVGDKVAEGSLLLMVEAEGAGAAAPAAAAPAPAAAAPAPAAAAAPAPAAAPAASAGPVDVKVPDIGDFKEVEVIEVMVKVGDTIKKDQSLITVESDKASMEIPSSHDGVVKEIKVKVGDKVKEGSLVLVVEATGGAAAPAAPAAAAAAPAAPAAASAPAAAAPAPAAPAAQAPAAPGVSGKLAHASPSVRKFARELGVDIGRVPGTGPKGRITQQDVQNFVKGVMSGATAAPNAPTAAAGGGAGMNLLPWPSLDFSKFGETELQPLPRIKKISGPNLHRNWVMIPHVTQFEDADITDLEAFRVESNNASAKNKDATKLTMLAFVIKASVAALKKYPSFNSSLDEKGENLILKKYYNIGFAADTPNGLVVPVIKNADQKSVTQIAKEMTELSLQAREGKLKPTDMQGATFTISSLGGIGGSHFTPIVNAPEVAILGLSKAQMKPVWDGKQFAPRLMMTLSLSYDHRVVDGASGARFAVYLADVLADMRKILL
- a CDS encoding tryptophan halogenase family protein — encoded protein: MQPIRNVLVVGGGTAGWLAAGFLARTLGTAGGGIAVTLVESKEIGIIGVGEGTFPSIRGTLSILGIDEGRFIRECNATFKQGVRFNHWVRPPGTPGADHYFHPFSQPSQRPGGPELLPYWLMGAAGPDVPFAAAATMQKHVADMRHGPKRTTDADFMGPLNYAYHFDAGAFAALLAAHAQTLGVRRIEATVDQVKLGASGAIAAVVTREAGELAADLYIDCTGFRARLIGEALGSPFRNINDTLFVDRALAMQVPYDRLDAPIPSYTISTAHEAGWTWDIGLHERRGIGYVYSSRHTNDDRADQLLRQYIGPASDGREPRMLKLNVGYRETQWKKNCVAIGLSGGFLEPLESSGIGLIEAATYLVSYLFPYDGNLAPAAKLFNGQMKARYERIVDFVKMHYCLSQRTDNAFWIENAHASTIPESLREQLSMWRSRPPHRLDFVTDIEMYPPSSWQYVLYGMEFPTQQLAHRAALPDLAAAQREFQTIAQLSHHALADLPAHRALVEHYRARGTRAAQPARRLYV
- a CDS encoding DUF1272 domain-containing protein, with the protein product MLELRPTCEHCDKALPPAAPDARICSYECTFCADCVDGLLQNVCPNCGGGFVPRPVRPVRNWKGDNYLGKDPARTEAKYRPVDPAAHAAFAAALARIAPADR
- a CDS encoding LacI family DNA-binding transcriptional regulator codes for the protein MSSDDHSNPTTLLDVARAAGVSASTVSRIMNGTARVAEDKRKAVLAAIEKMQFAPNQMARSLKKGSTMTIGIVVQDISSPFFDETLRGVDDALKGTGYTSVIVSGHWNADEESDRIRLLLARKVDGIILLTGRISDETVLHFANQRPIVATGRSLRTSNAIGFKVDNEHGAWLATRHLLDLGHRRIVFITGPASSSDANERLAGYRRAMAEAGEAVDPQLVVEGDFHEPSGLAAVNRLLERDVRFTAVFAANDLSAYGARLALYRKGIRVPQDVSLVGFDDLPGSSYTAPPMTTVRQPLYDLGKAATNALLSLMGREAFDEGVAPVELVVRETTQAAQ
- a CDS encoding GlxA family transcriptional regulator, which produces MNICHMPSPVDIWLLVFPGFVLLDATGPIQVFASANDEARDAGLPPPYRIHLIAQGGGAVMSSAGVAMIAAPLPRGGIPGSTLIVSGGGGADLPSTTDAAGCAVLRWVTRASILAARCCSVCTGAFVLARAGLLDDRRAVTHWQDAAALRSQHPLVRVQDDAIHVRDGKFHTSAGISAGMDLALSLVEEDLGRRAALAVARRMVLFLKRPGGQRQFSAELLAQSAAEGVAAQLTAWLRPRLHQMLDVDQMAAACALSVRTLHRRLRAEADITPAQLLAQLRMELACQLLERPGVTVKGVARRSGHGSEYNLRRAFVLRLGVLPGDYRKRFS